In Phyllobacterium zundukense, one DNA window encodes the following:
- a CDS encoding glutamate synthase subunit beta, whose protein sequence is MGKVTGFLEIDRQVGKYQPASDRIRHFREFTIPMSDSEVKKQAARCMDCGIPFCHGPTGCPIHNQIPDWNDLVYNDNWDEAIRNLHSTNNFPEFTGRICPAPCEEACTLNLEDVPVSIKTVEQAIADKAYEKGFIIPQPAASKTGKNVAVIGSGPAGLAAAQQLGRAGHEVHVYERESRPGGLLRYGIPDFKMEKHFIDRRVAQMEGEGVTFFCGVNVGIDKPVQELIDSYDAVLYCGGAETPRPAGIPGAELEGVHDAMHYLVQQNRRIGRENIDSVAWPSDPIVASGKHIVVVGGGDTASDCVGTAFRQGAVKVTQLDIRPQPPEKEDKLSVWPYWATKMRTSSSQAEGADREFQVATLEFIGENGTLTHVKCCEVDEARRPIAGTEFFIKADLAFIAIGFSGPFENNIVKELSGSLDMRADRRGNRSVAADDKTYRTSVDKFYTAGDVRRGQSLVVWAIREGRQAAHSIDAALMGTSVLPR, encoded by the coding sequence ATGGGTAAGGTTACGGGTTTTCTAGAAATCGACCGGCAGGTCGGCAAGTATCAGCCGGCTTCGGATCGCATCCGGCACTTCCGGGAATTCACCATTCCCATGTCCGATAGCGAGGTAAAGAAGCAGGCGGCGCGCTGCATGGATTGCGGGATTCCGTTCTGCCACGGGCCGACGGGATGCCCGATCCACAACCAGATTCCGGACTGGAATGATCTCGTTTACAATGACAACTGGGACGAGGCGATCCGCAACCTGCATTCCACCAACAATTTCCCGGAGTTTACGGGGAGAATTTGCCCGGCACCCTGCGAGGAAGCCTGCACCCTGAATCTTGAAGACGTGCCGGTTTCCATCAAGACGGTGGAACAGGCGATCGCCGACAAGGCCTATGAAAAGGGTTTCATCATTCCGCAGCCTGCCGCATCCAAGACCGGCAAGAATGTTGCGGTCATCGGTTCCGGACCCGCAGGTCTCGCCGCAGCACAGCAACTGGGCCGTGCAGGGCACGAAGTCCACGTATACGAACGCGAGAGTCGTCCCGGCGGATTGCTGCGCTATGGTATCCCCGATTTCAAGATGGAGAAGCACTTCATCGACCGCCGCGTTGCCCAGATGGAAGGCGAAGGCGTAACGTTCTTCTGCGGGGTCAATGTCGGAATTGACAAGCCAGTTCAAGAGCTTATCGATAGCTACGACGCCGTGCTCTATTGCGGCGGCGCGGAAACGCCGCGTCCGGCTGGCATCCCCGGCGCCGAACTCGAGGGCGTGCATGATGCGATGCATTACCTGGTGCAGCAGAACCGCCGTATCGGTCGCGAGAACATCGACTCCGTCGCTTGGCCGAGCGATCCGATCGTCGCCTCTGGAAAGCACATCGTGGTTGTGGGCGGTGGCGATACTGCATCCGACTGCGTCGGTACGGCGTTCCGCCAGGGCGCGGTCAAGGTCACTCAGCTGGATATCCGCCCACAGCCGCCGGAGAAGGAAGACAAGCTGAGCGTATGGCCTTACTGGGCCACGAAGATGCGCACGTCTTCCTCCCAGGCAGAAGGCGCCGACCGAGAATTCCAGGTGGCAACGCTTGAATTCATTGGCGAAAACGGCACGCTCACCCACGTGAAGTGCTGCGAAGTCGATGAGGCGCGCAGGCCGATCGCCGGCACGGAATTCTTCATCAAGGCGGATCTCGCTTTCATTGCCATCGGTTTCTCGGGGCCGTTCGAGAACAATATCGTCAAGGAACTTTCCGGTTCGCTCGATATGCGGGCCGACCGCCGTGGCAACCGTTCGGTTGCAGCCGATGACAAGACTTACCGCACCAGTGTCGACAAGTTCTATACGGCAGGCGACGTCCGGCGCGGACAGTCCCTGGTGGTATGGGCGATCCGCGAGGGCCGGCAGGCGGCGCATTCGATCGACGCGGCATTGATGGGAACTTCCGTTCTGCCAAGATAA
- a CDS encoding S10 family serine carboxypeptidase-like protein → MIFRLLLLVALLGLSACNGSDSKSPQTDADTSDSTFADLATAKGELVKVNAAVSAAEQKRVQLEAERVAAQKALDDLKAARASEIAAAQKALGDLAVELEIKTADLLTAQQKLDDLTRKDSANPGSIKEAEAKLKKAEDDLAILNGDANKPGSIAEARKILDDLTRTDKDNPGEIAVAQKLLADINAKIAALGKASKLVVDGKPLDAANLLKDAGLTQEAIDLLKNAALFKEAAVMLTADGKLQEGVKLLMDTGLHKEAADMLAKAGKPKEGAELLKTAGLKQEAADMLKSAGLDEDAYKLFAPEDYKLDDKTKYNAADIGQLPKAVDEAPAVKRHKMTFADSSKTPFWYTASAGHLTAYDNNLTMKGAKASIFYTAYTRDDLPKENRPVTFFFNGGPGEASIWLHMGGFAPKYVQTNEPIVPAGAETKTPRYKLLDDEETLLDKSDLVFVDPVGTGYSQAIKPHTNKSFWGTDVDSKILRDFIVRYTNVNNRQSSPKYLYGESYGGFRAPIVAKLLTDAGTSVYEADTSGRKTVVLTGFVLHSPILDYRTNCSASTAGYCAGLLPTYAMTADFFRPVNKRQTLPIADYAQSLRNFVRDTHKPNVDTYLRSSKDWTAYKATAPGLAYLSSLQTYADVPVTKWANNPNMKPDDIMGVLKPGYTYNVYDARMTISNRSFISPTTGEPPYHFSYIEDDGIKELFKDFRPDFLNYSNTSYYTASASVTSVGWVGSWDWGAGRDGNPSKVQTHALDDLTRALTNNPELKVLSVHGYYDTVTPFYQTELDLAGIDLSERIQVKSFEAGHMIYYSNAARAPLRDELVKVL, encoded by the coding sequence ATGATTTTCAGACTTTTGTTGTTAGTGGCCCTTTTGGGCCTCTCGGCCTGCAACGGCTCGGATAGCAAATCACCTCAGACCGATGCGGATACATCGGACAGCACTTTCGCCGATTTGGCCACGGCAAAAGGCGAGCTTGTCAAGGTCAACGCCGCGGTTTCGGCCGCTGAGCAGAAGCGGGTTCAGCTCGAGGCCGAACGGGTGGCCGCGCAAAAGGCGCTGGACGATCTGAAGGCCGCACGGGCAAGCGAAATCGCCGCCGCGCAAAAGGCTTTGGGGGATCTTGCTGTCGAGCTTGAGATCAAGACTGCGGATCTGTTAACGGCGCAGCAGAAGCTTGACGATCTGACGCGAAAGGATTCGGCCAATCCGGGTTCGATCAAGGAGGCGGAGGCGAAACTCAAAAAAGCCGAGGACGATCTTGCCATTCTCAATGGGGACGCAAACAAGCCCGGTTCGATCGCAGAGGCGCGGAAAATACTGGATGATCTCACCCGTACCGACAAGGACAATCCGGGCGAGATCGCAGTAGCGCAGAAACTGCTCGCAGACATCAATGCGAAGATCGCCGCCCTCGGCAAGGCGTCGAAACTGGTGGTGGACGGCAAGCCGCTAGACGCCGCCAATCTGCTCAAGGATGCGGGGCTCACCCAGGAAGCAATCGATCTGCTGAAGAACGCCGCTCTCTTCAAGGAAGCGGCCGTCATGCTTACGGCGGATGGAAAGCTGCAAGAGGGCGTCAAATTGCTCATGGATACCGGCCTGCACAAGGAAGCAGCGGATATGCTGGCCAAAGCAGGCAAGCCCAAGGAAGGGGCGGAGCTGTTGAAAACCGCTGGCCTCAAGCAGGAAGCGGCGGACATGCTCAAGTCTGCGGGGCTGGACGAAGACGCCTATAAGCTCTTTGCGCCTGAAGATTACAAACTTGACGACAAAACGAAATACAATGCGGCTGATATCGGGCAACTTCCCAAGGCCGTCGATGAAGCACCGGCGGTCAAGCGCCACAAGATGACATTTGCCGATTCGAGCAAGACGCCCTTCTGGTATACGGCAAGTGCCGGCCATCTCACCGCCTATGACAACAATTTGACCATGAAGGGCGCGAAGGCTTCCATTTTCTACACGGCCTATACGCGGGACGATTTGCCAAAGGAAAACCGGCCGGTAACGTTTTTCTTCAATGGCGGGCCGGGAGAAGCATCGATCTGGCTGCATATGGGCGGCTTTGCTCCCAAATATGTACAGACAAATGAGCCCATCGTGCCTGCTGGTGCAGAGACCAAAACGCCAAGGTACAAGTTGCTCGACGATGAAGAGACATTGCTGGACAAGTCGGATCTGGTTTTCGTTGATCCGGTGGGCACCGGCTACTCGCAAGCCATAAAGCCTCATACGAACAAGAGTTTTTGGGGGACGGACGTGGATTCAAAAATCCTGCGCGATTTCATTGTGCGCTATACCAATGTAAACAATCGCCAGAGTTCGCCGAAATATCTCTATGGCGAGTCCTATGGCGGCTTCAGGGCACCGATCGTCGCTAAATTACTGACAGATGCCGGGACGAGTGTTTACGAGGCCGATACGTCCGGCAGGAAAACCGTTGTGCTTACGGGTTTTGTCCTGCATTCGCCAATTTTGGATTACAGGACAAATTGTAGTGCCAGCACGGCCGGTTATTGTGCGGGACTATTGCCAACCTATGCGATGACGGCGGATTTTTTTCGTCCTGTCAACAAACGCCAAACACTCCCTATTGCGGACTATGCCCAGAGCTTGCGAAACTTTGTCAGGGATACGCACAAGCCGAATGTCGATACATATCTAAGATCATCGAAAGACTGGACGGCCTACAAAGCCACAGCGCCTGGGCTGGCATATTTGAGCAGTCTTCAAACCTATGCGGATGTCCCCGTAACAAAATGGGCAAATAATCCCAATATGAAGCCCGACGACATCATGGGTGTGTTGAAGCCCGGTTATACATATAACGTCTACGATGCTCGTATGACCATTTCGAACCGTTCATTCATATCACCTACAACAGGGGAGCCACCCTATCACTTCAGCTATATTGAAGATGATGGGATAAAGGAGCTGTTCAAGGATTTCCGGCCCGATTTCCTCAATTATTCCAACACTTCCTACTATACGGCATCCGCCTCGGTAACCAGTGTGGGATGGGTAGGCTCTTGGGATTGGGGCGCTGGCAGGGACGGCAACCCCTCGAAAGTGCAAACACACGCCCTGGATGATTTGACCCGGGCCTTGACCAACAATCCAGAGCTCAAAGTGCTTTCGGTGCATGGATATTACGACACTGTCACGCCATTTTATCAGACCGAACTTGATCTGGCAGGGATAGATCTGTCAGAGCGCATTCAGGTGAAATCCTTTGAGGCGGGGCACATGATCTATTATTCAAATGCAGCACGAGCTCCCCTGCGGGACGAGTTGGTCAAAGTTCTATGA
- a CDS encoding DUF459 domain-containing protein, whose translation MDCNRFYRAEYMGRHSSPFSPLLLSLALGLAGSIVFVETASARTILDMLFGPREVYREPTDRLIDDGRRRVRPPAKNRSIKRASRPRPAVPSRTSPESAAIAQQPAIPVKLPDAKTVLVVGDFMAGNLAEGLDAAFIDSPGVRIVDKADGSSGFVRNDHHDWPASIGSMIETEKPEIVVIMIGANDRQQFSGGQTLLSDEWTKEYQTRINAFLEAVKKTGHPVVWVGQPAFKPKSITNDVLAFNEFYRNAAEKADGKFVDVWDGFVDQSGNFTLSGFDISGQTARLRNNDGIGLTLAGKRKLAFYVEKPLRQMLGNATSPDIAAIKPGAPVQALPDTPQAPVKVDRLAPISLNDPELDGGTDLLGAAPRPSPVADKSARDRLVIDGIAPDSQPGRVNDYSWPKQSRP comes from the coding sequence ATGGATTGCAATCGATTCTATCGCGCGGAATATATGGGCAGACACTCCTCGCCTTTCTCGCCCCTACTCCTATCCTTGGCTCTTGGCCTTGCAGGCAGCATTGTCTTTGTCGAAACCGCCTCGGCACGAACGATCCTCGATATGCTGTTCGGGCCGCGCGAGGTCTATCGCGAACCGACGGACAGGCTCATTGACGATGGCAGACGACGAGTCCGCCCGCCCGCCAAGAACCGGTCCATAAAGCGGGCAAGCCGTCCCCGTCCTGCTGTTCCGAGCAGGACTTCGCCGGAATCCGCGGCAATTGCTCAACAACCCGCCATTCCGGTCAAATTGCCCGATGCAAAGACCGTCCTCGTTGTCGGCGACTTCATGGCTGGCAATCTGGCGGAAGGCCTCGATGCCGCGTTCATCGATTCGCCAGGTGTGCGTATCGTCGACAAGGCTGATGGTTCCTCTGGCTTTGTGCGCAATGATCACCACGACTGGCCGGCATCGATCGGCAGTATGATCGAGACGGAAAAACCGGAAATCGTCGTGATCATGATCGGCGCCAATGACCGCCAGCAGTTTTCCGGCGGCCAGACATTGCTGAGCGACGAATGGACCAAGGAATATCAGACGCGCATCAATGCCTTTCTGGAGGCGGTCAAAAAGACCGGCCATCCGGTGGTTTGGGTGGGTCAACCGGCCTTCAAGCCGAAAAGCATCACCAACGACGTGCTGGCCTTCAACGAGTTCTATCGCAACGCGGCGGAAAAGGCGGACGGCAAGTTTGTCGATGTCTGGGACGGCTTTGTCGACCAGAGCGGCAATTTCACCTTGTCGGGATTTGACATTTCCGGCCAGACGGCGCGACTGCGCAACAATGATGGCATAGGCCTGACCCTCGCCGGCAAGCGCAAGCTCGCCTTCTATGTCGAAAAGCCGCTGCGCCAGATGCTCGGCAATGCAACTTCGCCGGACATTGCTGCAATCAAGCCCGGTGCGCCCGTGCAGGCCCTGCCCGACACACCGCAGGCCCCGGTGAAGGTCGACCGGCTGGCGCCGATCAGCCTCAACGATCCTGAGCTGGACGGTGGTACCGACCTTCTCGGCGCCGCGCCCCGGCCTTCGCCCGTCGCGGACAAATCTGCACGGGACCGGCTCGTCATCGACGGGATTGCGCCGGACAGCCAGCCCGGCCGTGTCAACGATTACTCCTGGCCAAAGCAATCGCGGCCCTGA
- a CDS encoding lytic murein transglycosylase produces MLAAAAGLSLAGTISNAAADAKFQAWIADFRGTAMNSGISASTYNRAFAGVTEIDPEVLQKARFQPEFTEPVWGYLDNRVNEQSITTGREMARKYSRWLGAIEKSYGVDRNILLAIWSMETNFGEIMKRDDVMRDAVRSLATLAYADQRRAKYARTQLIAAMKILQTGDIDRSHLTGSWAGALGHTQFIPTSYLAYAVDMDGNGKRDIWNSVPDALATAANLLRKNGWQSGRTWGYEVVLPAGRKFPGGSRTIAEWQSLGVVRANGKAFPHGSEKATLKVPDGRNGPTFLMTRNFFVLKNYNNADKYALGVGLLADQIAGSTGLRQDWNRPFTPITMKEREELQSHLRELGYYDGKVDGKIGTSSRDAIQAFQKQMGLDPDGHPSKEVLTVIRKK; encoded by the coding sequence ATGCTTGCGGCAGCAGCGGGCCTTAGCCTTGCCGGCACCATCAGCAATGCCGCTGCCGATGCGAAGTTCCAGGCCTGGATAGCAGATTTCCGCGGGACGGCTATGAACAGCGGTATCTCGGCCTCCACCTATAACCGGGCCTTTGCCGGCGTGACCGAGATCGATCCGGAAGTTCTGCAGAAAGCCCGGTTCCAGCCGGAATTCACGGAGCCTGTCTGGGGTTATCTTGACAACCGCGTCAACGAGCAATCGATTACCACGGGCCGGGAGATGGCGCGCAAATATAGCCGCTGGCTCGGTGCGATCGAAAAATCCTACGGCGTCGACCGCAATATCCTTCTGGCTATCTGGTCGATGGAAACCAATTTCGGCGAGATCATGAAGCGCGACGATGTCATGCGTGATGCGGTGCGCTCGCTCGCAACCCTCGCCTATGCCGATCAGCGCCGGGCGAAATATGCCCGCACCCAGCTGATTGCTGCCATGAAGATCCTGCAGACCGGCGATATCGACCGCAGCCACCTGACCGGGTCCTGGGCGGGTGCGCTTGGCCACACCCAGTTCATTCCTACCAGCTATCTGGCCTATGCCGTCGATATGGACGGCAATGGCAAGCGCGATATCTGGAACTCGGTACCCGATGCACTGGCAACCGCCGCCAATCTCCTGCGCAAGAACGGCTGGCAGTCTGGCCGAACCTGGGGTTATGAGGTGGTTCTGCCCGCCGGACGCAAGTTCCCTGGCGGTTCGCGGACAATTGCAGAGTGGCAAAGTCTTGGGGTCGTTCGTGCCAATGGCAAGGCCTTTCCGCATGGCAGCGAGAAGGCCACGTTGAAAGTTCCGGATGGCCGCAACGGCCCGACTTTCCTGATGACGCGGAATTTCTTCGTGCTGAAGAACTACAACAATGCCGACAAATACGCGCTTGGCGTTGGTCTTCTGGCCGATCAGATTGCAGGCTCCACAGGCCTGCGGCAGGACTGGAATCGCCCCTTCACGCCGATTACAATGAAAGAACGCGAAGAATTGCAGTCGCATTTGCGCGAACTCGGCTATTATGATGGGAAGGTAGACGGAAAAATCGGTACCAGCTCCAGGGATGCCATCCAGGCATTCCAGAAGCAGATGGGCCTCGATCCGGACGGTCATCCAAGCAAGGAAGTGCTGACCGTCATCCGGAAGAAGTAG
- the galU gene encoding UTP--glucose-1-phosphate uridylyltransferase GalU, whose protein sequence is MTTSKKIRKAVFPVAGFGTRVLPATKSIPKEMLTVVDKPVIQYVVDEAREAGIEHFIFVTGRNKAVIEDYFDAQYELYATLAERGKTGILEELQGIQPGPGTTSFTRQQVPMGLGHAVWCARDIVGDEPFALLLPDMIMQPEGNGCLADMVELYNQSGGNVIAVQECDPAETHKYGIVGQGKPVGKGFELTEMVEKPAKGTAPSNLYINGRYILQPEIFDILEHQERGAGNEIQLTDAMLKLTKEQDFFGYHFKGRTYDTGSKEGFVEANVAFALWRNDIRNGVIDNIGNMLKTIQPKKG, encoded by the coding sequence ATGACCACGAGCAAGAAAATCCGTAAGGCCGTCTTTCCAGTTGCGGGTTTTGGCACCCGCGTTCTTCCCGCCACCAAGTCCATTCCGAAGGAAATGCTGACCGTCGTCGATAAACCGGTCATCCAATATGTGGTGGACGAGGCGCGTGAAGCCGGTATCGAGCATTTCATTTTCGTAACGGGCCGCAACAAGGCGGTCATCGAGGATTATTTCGACGCCCAGTACGAGCTTTACGCCACCCTTGCCGAGCGTGGCAAAACCGGGATTCTGGAAGAATTGCAGGGCATCCAGCCCGGCCCGGGAACGACCAGTTTTACCCGTCAGCAGGTGCCGATGGGTCTGGGGCATGCGGTCTGGTGCGCCCGGGATATCGTCGGTGACGAGCCCTTTGCGCTGCTGTTGCCGGACATGATCATGCAGCCGGAAGGGAACGGCTGCCTTGCCGACATGGTCGAGCTCTACAATCAGTCGGGCGGCAATGTGATCGCCGTGCAGGAATGCGATCCGGCCGAGACGCACAAATACGGCATTGTCGGCCAGGGCAAACCTGTCGGCAAGGGTTTCGAGCTGACGGAAATGGTCGAAAAGCCCGCCAAGGGCACGGCGCCTTCCAACCTCTACATTAATGGCCGCTATATTCTGCAGCCGGAGATTTTCGACATTCTCGAGCATCAGGAACGCGGCGCCGGCAATGAAATCCAGCTGACCGATGCGATGCTGAAGCTGACGAAAGAGCAGGATTTCTTTGGCTACCACTTCAAGGGCCGGACCTATGATACCGGCTCCAAGGAAGGCTTTGTCGAAGCCAATGTGGCCTTTGCCCTGTGGCGCAATGACATCCGCAATGGTGTTATCGACAATATCGGTAATATGCTGAAGACGATCCAGCCCAAGAAGGGGTGA
- a CDS encoding outer membrane beta-barrel protein, translating into MHLWQPRFEAPPGGSFRTAINVCLATALLSSTVFAFQAFGQETPPLRGAVQENVLQAQNNPSAQADNPTNPPVAQTGNGIPSRPYEPVSPGALPPDDDSGNLGLFGVPSDNGSAPSGPADNSGGLNPDSAATPGETVPVPAERPAAGTRPGERPARGTEEATGEEQTDSLATGAIEQDREANPPAARTDRDNLPEPAIERRTLRPDPEPFAPLGIRAGTVTLRPSISTGLRATTNADNSSDGKGALLSETRLRARATTDWARHSAFLDFDGLYDKTISGEEYSAPNVGLRGGFQLDLGERTTMTGEAGYRYRQEDPSDPTTIVGTSNRPAVQELDGSLGVRHEFGKFFADVKGNVDRTIYGDAEFSDGSVVSQKDRNNTFASVALRGGFEMSPAIKPFVEVEIGKLMYDEAVDSNGFRRSGPRTGLRGGVEMDFGEKLSGEFALGYLRQDIDDERLAAVDGLSVDGLIKWSPQRGTDVNLGLLTRIEGATAPGDSGSVFYEGTLGIKRQVRSNLDVNARLIASLRDNKDGSGWDKGFGAEVGATYWFNRFVGLDVSARHQFTHSEVDTRQTEETSVYMGVTLQR; encoded by the coding sequence ATGCATCTTTGGCAACCACGTTTCGAAGCACCGCCTGGCGGCAGCTTCAGGACTGCGATCAATGTCTGTCTGGCGACAGCATTGCTCAGCAGCACTGTGTTTGCATTCCAGGCTTTCGGCCAGGAAACGCCACCCCTGCGTGGTGCTGTGCAGGAAAATGTGCTGCAGGCGCAAAACAACCCTTCTGCCCAGGCCGACAATCCCACAAATCCGCCTGTCGCGCAGACCGGCAATGGCATTCCTTCGCGGCCCTATGAGCCCGTCAGTCCGGGCGCGCTGCCGCCGGACGATGACAGCGGCAATCTCGGATTGTTCGGGGTGCCCAGCGATAATGGCTCCGCGCCATCCGGACCCGCCGACAATAGCGGCGGCCTCAATCCGGACTCGGCCGCTACTCCCGGTGAAACAGTGCCGGTCCCCGCCGAACGGCCGGCTGCCGGCACTCGTCCGGGTGAGCGCCCTGCCCGTGGCACGGAAGAGGCAACCGGCGAAGAGCAGACTGATTCGCTCGCCACCGGCGCAATCGAACAGGACAGGGAAGCCAACCCGCCTGCCGCACGAACCGATCGGGACAATCTTCCGGAGCCAGCCATCGAGCGGCGCACCCTGCGTCCCGACCCCGAACCGTTTGCGCCGCTCGGCATCAGAGCCGGCACTGTGACCTTGCGTCCGTCGATCAGCACGGGCCTGCGCGCCACGACCAACGCCGACAACAGTTCGGATGGCAAGGGCGCGCTGCTTTCGGAAACACGCCTGCGTGCCCGCGCCACCACTGACTGGGCGCGCCATTCTGCGTTTCTCGATTTCGACGGCCTCTACGACAAGACGATTTCCGGCGAGGAATATTCCGCGCCCAATGTCGGGCTGCGCGGCGGATTTCAGCTCGATCTGGGCGAACGCACCACAATGACCGGCGAAGCGGGCTATCGTTACCGGCAGGAGGACCCGAGCGATCCGACCACAATCGTCGGAACCTCAAACCGGCCTGCCGTCCAGGAGCTCGATGGCAGCCTCGGTGTGCGGCACGAGTTCGGCAAGTTCTTTGCCGATGTGAAGGGCAATGTCGACCGGACCATCTATGGCGACGCGGAATTTTCCGATGGCTCCGTTGTCAGCCAGAAGGACCGCAACAATACTTTTGCCAGCGTCGCTCTTCGTGGCGGCTTCGAAATGTCTCCGGCCATCAAGCCCTTTGTCGAAGTGGAGATCGGCAAGTTGATGTATGACGAAGCGGTCGATTCCAACGGCTTCCGCCGTTCGGGCCCACGCACGGGACTCCGGGGCGGTGTCGAGATGGATTTCGGCGAAAAACTCTCCGGTGAATTCGCCCTCGGCTATCTGCGCCAGGATATCGACGACGAACGGCTTGCCGCCGTCGATGGCCTCAGTGTCGATGGCTTGATCAAATGGTCGCCGCAGCGCGGGACCGATGTCAATCTCGGTCTTTTGACGCGCATCGAAGGTGCTACGGCACCCGGCGATAGCGGCTCGGTCTTCTATGAGGGCACGCTCGGCATCAAGCGGCAGGTCCGTTCGAATCTCGATGTCAACGCGCGGCTGATCGCATCGCTGCGCGACAACAAGGATGGTTCAGGCTGGGATAAGGGATTTGGCGCGGAAGTCGGCGCAACCTACTGGTTCAACCGTTTCGTCGGACTTGATGTCAGCGCCCGCCATCAATTCACCCACAGCGAAGTCGACACGCGCCAGACGGAAGAAACCAGTGTCTATATGGGCGTGACGCTGCAGAGGTAG
- a CDS encoding KpsF/GutQ family sugar-phosphate isomerase gives MQAINDTELDKTAAVDSAKRTISTEKDGLAALSSALEGPLAQAFCKAIESIAAVRGRIIVTGVGKSGHIGSKIAATFASTGTPAFFVHPSEANHGDLGMIAADDAILAISWSGDTAELKGIVSYSRRFRIPLIAVTAGENSALATAADVVLLMPRVTEACPHGLAPTTSTLMQLAMGDAIAVALLEARGFTAGDFKTFHPGGSLGASLTHVREIMHRGERIPLVPLGTPIPDAMKVLSEKRFGCIAVQNDDETLAGIITDGDLSRNLHRNLVTMKVEEIMTRSPKTVPPTMLASAALALLNEHNIGALIVTEENFPIGIVHFHDLLRIGAA, from the coding sequence ATGCAGGCTATAAATGACACCGAACTGGACAAAACCGCGGCGGTTGATTCCGCCAAGCGGACGATTTCAACCGAGAAAGACGGGCTGGCTGCGCTGAGCAGCGCGCTCGAGGGACCATTGGCCCAAGCCTTCTGCAAGGCGATTGAAAGTATCGCCGCTGTACGTGGACGCATCATCGTCACGGGCGTCGGCAAGAGCGGCCATATCGGTTCGAAAATCGCCGCGACATTTGCCTCGACCGGCACGCCGGCCTTTTTCGTGCACCCCTCCGAAGCCAATCATGGCGATCTTGGCATGATCGCGGCAGACGACGCGATCCTCGCCATCTCCTGGTCCGGCGATACGGCGGAGCTCAAGGGGATCGTCAGCTATTCGCGCCGCTTCCGCATTCCGTTGATCGCGGTGACGGCAGGCGAGAACTCGGCGCTGGCAACGGCCGCCGATGTGGTGCTGCTGATGCCGCGCGTGACGGAGGCCTGTCCGCATGGCCTGGCGCCAACAACCTCGACGCTGATGCAGCTGGCGATGGGCGATGCGATCGCCGTGGCGCTGCTCGAGGCACGCGGGTTCACGGCGGGCGATTTCAAGACATTCCACCCCGGCGGATCGCTGGGTGCCAGCCTGACGCATGTGCGCGAGATCATGCATCGGGGCGAAAGGATTCCGCTGGTTCCACTCGGCACGCCCATTCCCGATGCGATGAAAGTGCTGTCGGAGAAACGCTTCGGCTGCATTGCCGTGCAGAATGACGACGAGACGCTGGCTGGAATCATCACGGACGGCGATCTTTCGCGCAACCTTCACCGCAATCTGGTGACGATGAAGGTCGAGGAGATCATGACGCGCAGCCCGAAGACGGTGCCGCCGACAATGCTGGCAAGTGCGGCGCTGGCGCTGCTCAACGAGCACAATATCGGCGCGCTGATCGTCACCGAGGAGAATTTCCCGATCGGCATCGTGCATTTCCACGATCTGCTACGGATTGGTGCGGCTTAG
- a CDS encoding NfeD family protein: MLERLFAELGPWNWIVLGLVLMIFEVAAPGIFLLWFGIAALIVGAVAILFGEALGLGWQLQVILFLILSVISVLIGRRLIGATDVVSDEPLLNMRGEQLIGQVVTLEEATVNGRGRARIGDSLWRVTGPDLDAGTPVRITGIDHGTLVVEPV; encoded by the coding sequence ATGCTGGAACGTCTCTTCGCTGAACTCGGCCCCTGGAACTGGATAGTCCTCGGCCTGGTGCTGATGATTTTCGAGGTTGCCGCACCCGGCATTTTCCTCCTCTGGTTCGGCATCGCCGCACTGATCGTCGGCGCGGTGGCGATCCTTTTTGGCGAAGCGCTCGGCCTTGGCTGGCAGTTGCAGGTCATCCTGTTCCTGATCCTGTCTGTCATTTCCGTCCTTATCGGCCGCCGGTTGATCGGCGCGACGGATGTCGTGTCGGACGAGCCGCTGCTCAACATGCGCGGCGAGCAGCTGATCGGTCAGGTGGTGACGCTGGAAGAGGCGACGGTCAATGGCCGCGGCCGCGCCCGTATCGGCGACAGCCTGTGGCGCGTGACAGGGCCGGACCTCGATGCCGGCACGCCCGTGCGCATCACCGGCATCGATCATGGAACGCTGGTGGTGGAGCCGGTTTAG